From Granulimonas faecalis:
GCGAGATCGTGGAGCGCCTGCGGTTCCTGGTGGACGTGGGCCTCGACTACCTCACCCTGGCCCGGGCCAGCGCCACGCTGTCGGGCGGCGAGGCCCAGCGCATCCGGCTGGCGACTCAGATCGGCGCCGGTCTCATGGGCGTGCTCTACATCCTCGACGAGCCTTCCATCGGTCTCCACCAGCGCGACAACGACCGCCTCATCCACACCCTCGAGCGCCTGCGCGACCAGGGCAACACCGTCATCGTGGTGGAGCACGACGAGGACACCATCCGCGCGGCCGACTACGTGGTGGACATGGGCCCCGGCGCCGGGGAGCTCGGCGGCGAGGTCGTGTGCGCCGGCACGCCGGCCGAGGTCATGGCCTGCCCCGACTCCCTCACGGGCGCCTACCTGTCGGGCCGCCGCATCATCGCGCTGCCCGAGGCCCGCCGCGACCCGGGTCGGGGCGCCCTCACCATCACGGGCGCCCGCCACAACAACCTCAAGGACGTCACCTGCTCCGTGGAGTTCGGCACGCTCACCGTGGTCACGGGTGTCTCGGGCTCGGGCAAGTCATCCCTGGTCACCGACACCCTCGCCCCGGCCCTCACCAACGCCGTGCACCGGTCCCAGCGCCCTGTGGGCGAGTACGGCACCCTCGAGGGCGTGGAGGCCATCGACAAGGTCATAGACATCGACCAGGCCCCCATCGGCCGCACACCCCGCTCCAACCCGGCCACCTACATCGGCCTCTGGGACGACCTCAGGGCCCTCTTCGCCTCCACGCCGGAGAGCCGCCTGCGCGGCTACTCGCCGGGGCGCTTCTCCTTCAACGTGCCCGGCGGCCGCTGCGAGGCGTGCAAGGGCGACGGGCAGATAAAGATCGAGATGAACTTCCTGCCCGACGTCTACGTGCCCTGCGAGGTCTGCCACGGCAAGCGCTACAACCGCGAGACCCTCGAGGTCACCTACCACGACAAGACCATCAGCGACGTCCTCGACATGTCGGTGACCGAGGCCCTGGCGTTCTTCGGCGCCATCCCGCAGGTCCGCAACAAGCTCCAGACCCTCTACGACGTGGGCCTGGGCTACGTGCGCCTGGGGCAGCCCGCCACCACGCTGTCCGGCGGCGAGGCCCAGCGCGTCAAGCTCGCTAAGGAGCTCCACCGCCGCCAGACCGGCAAGACGTTCTACATCCTCGACGAGCCCACCACGGGCCTCTCGTTCGAGGACGTCCGCCAGCTCCTCGACGTCCTGCAGCGCCTCGTGGACGCCGGCAACACGGTGCTGGTGATCGAGCACAACCTCGACGTCATCAAGGTGGCCGACCGCATCATCGACCTCGGCCCCGATGGCGGGGACGGCGGCGGCACGGTCGTGGCCCAGGGCACCCCTGAGGAGGTCGCTCAGAACCCGGCGAGCGTCACCGGGCGCTTCCTCGCCCCCGTGCTCGAGCGGACCCGTCTCTTCGAGGCGGGGGAGGGCGCCTCGTTGGAGACGCCCCGTTAGGGGTACCCTCCGGAGTGCCTTGTGTGATCTCGGGGAGGGGGCGCCACCATGGCACGGCGCGAGAAGGGGCCGACCAAGACCAACGCCATGCGCGAGCTGGACTCCGCGGGCATCGCCTACGAGGCCCGCGAGTACGAGCACGGCGTCGGCGTCCCCGGCAGGCACCTGGGCGACTCCGTGGCCGCGGCGTTGGGGGAGGACCCCGACGCCTGTTTCAAGACGCTGGTCTGCGAGGAGCCGTCCGGCGGCCACGTGGTCTGCTGCGTGCCGGTGTCGTGCGAGGTGGACCTCAAGAAGGCCGCGGCGGCCGCGGGTGTCAAGCGCCTCGAGCTCGTGCCGGTGGCTTCCATCGAGCGCCTCACGGGCTATGTTCGTGGAGGGTGCTCCCCTGTGGGCATGAGGAGGCCGTTCCCCACTATCATCGATGAGGCGGCAACGCTCTTCGACTCCGTCGCGGTGTCGGGCGGCCGCCTGGGGCTGCAGCTCGTGCTCGACCCCACCGACCTCGTGGCCTTCACGGGGGCGCACCTGGCCGACATCACGCGTGAGGGGAACTGAGATGGCGCAACGTCGCCCGAGGCACATGGCGGCCCCCGGCCCACGGCCCGAGAGGCGCGCCGACCCCGGCCCCGGGACCGACCCGGGCTCGACCATGATGTTCGTCGCGGCCTTGGAGGCATCGCGCAAGACCCAGGCGACCGCCCCCACGCCCGACCCCCGCGCCGAGCGCGCCGATCGCTCGCGCCGCATCGCCTCCGGCGTCCCCGACCCCCTCGAGGCCGACGCCTTCATCCCCGCGGCGCCATCGGCGCCGGCGGCCTCGCCCTTCCTGCCTCAGCCCCACCGCCCCAAGGGGCCGGGCCACCTGCGGCGCACGGCGCCCGCCCCCGACACCACGGCCGCCTTTATGGAGGCCCTCGAGGAGGGCGGCCTCCACGGCAGGGCCTGCCGCCGTCATGGGCTGGCTCCCGGCGACACCGGCTCCGTGGACCTCACCCGGGATGCCGACGTCCTGGCCGGCGAGCCGCCCCTCGTGGGGGTGGAGCCGGGGGAGGTGCTGCCGGTGGCCTCCTTCGACGACGACCCGCTGGCCGCCGAGGCGGGGGAGGCCCGCGCCGCGGCGCGGGCCGACGTCGAGGCCTCCGTGGGCCGCAGCGCCGCCATGATGAGCCTGCTCGTCATCCTCAGCCGCATCACGGGGTTTCTCCGCACCTGGGGCCAGGGGGCCGCCATCGGCGGGGCCATGCTCGCCAGCTGCTACACCGTGGCCAACAACCTGCCAAACCAGCTCTACGAGCTTGTCATGGGCGGCATGCTCGTCACCGCCTTCCTTCCGGTCTACCTCTCGGTCAAGGAGGAGGGGGGCCGCGAGCGGGCGAGCGCCTACACGTCCAACCTCGTGACCATCGTGCTCGTGGTCATGGGGGCGGTGGCCCTGCTGGGTTTCGTGTTCGCGTCCCAGGTGGTGCTCACCCAGTCCTTCGGCGCCACCGAGGACTTCGACCACGGACTCGCCATCTACTTCTTCCGCTTCTTCGTGGTGGAGGTCGTGCTCTACGGCCTCTCCTCGGTGTTCTCCGGGGTGCTCAACGCCGAGCGCGACTACTTCTGGTCCACGGCGGCCCCGGTCTTCAACAACATCATCTGCACCGCGAGCTTCGCCGCGTACGCCCTGCTCGTGGGTACCGAGCCCGCGGCCGCCGTGCTGGCCCTGGCCGTGGGCAACCCCCTCGGCGTGGCGGTGCAGGTGCTCATGCAGATGCCCAGCCTGAGGCGCCACGGCATACGGCTGCGCCTCTCCGTCGACCTGCACGACCCTGCCCTCAGGGAGACCCTCTCCATCGGCGTGCCCTCCCTCGTTGTCATGGTGGTGAGCTTCGCCACCGTCTCGGTGCAGACGAGCTGCGTGCTCTCCGCCACGTCGTCCGGCGCCGCCGTGGCCTACTACGCCAGGCTCTGGTACACGCTGCCCTACGCCATCCTGGCGGTGCCGGTCACCACGGCCATGTTCACCGAGCTATCCCACGCCTATGCCGCCCGGGACATCCCCGGCTTCGTATCCGGCATCTCCTCGGGGTGCTCGCGCATCCTGTTCTTCCTCGTGCCCATGGCCGTCCTGCTTGTGGTGTTCTCGCCCCAGCTCTCCCAGCTCCTCAACGCCGGGTCGTTCACGGCCGAGGAGACGTCCATGATCGCCGGCTACCTCTCGGCCCTGGCCGTCTCGCTGCCATTCTACGGGGTCTGCACGTACCTGCAGAAGGTGTGCTCCTCCTGGCGCCGCATGCGCCTGTTCGCCGTGGCCAACGTCGTGGCCGGCGTGGTCCAGGTGGTCTTCTGCCTCGCCCTCACCCCGGTCTGGGGCTACGTGGTGCCCGGCCTCTCGTCGCTCTTCTTCTTCGTCGCCGTCGACGTGGTCACCTTCGTCCAGCTGCGCCGAGAGCTCGGCCCCATCGGCTTCAAGGCCCTCCTCGCCTGCGCCGTGCGCTCCCTGGCCCTGGGCCTCGCCGGCGGCGCCGCGGGGGCCCTCCTGGTGTGGGCGCTCACCGGCCCCGCCGGCCTCGGAGGCCCGGGCCTCGCCAAGGGCCTCCTGGTCTGTGTGGCGGCGGGCCTGCCGGCCCTCGCGGTCACCTTCGGCGGTGCCATGGCGCTTCGCCTCCCCGAGGCGTCCTTCCTCCGGTCCATGGTGGGCAGGGTGGCCTCGCGCAGGGCTGCCTAGGCCGTCGCGGCCCCCAAAGTGAAAACCTTGTTTCAGCTGGTTTTGCATTCTGCTAACGAGCCGACCGCTCATGGGCCGTTCGCTACCATCTGTCCAAGGTATCAGCGCGTTCGCCGATGCGACGTGGTTCTCGACGTCGTCGGCTCTCGCACTACGCAAGGGGGATAGCCATGAAGTTCTCCAACGTCTCGCGTCGTGGGTTCGTCCAGGCCATGGGTGTGGCCGGTGCCGCCGGCGCGGTGGCCCTCACCGGATGCGGCAACTCCGCCTCCGGAGGCGGGGCGGGCGCCGGCTCCGACGGCGGCAAGTTCAAGCTGGGCGGCATCGGCCCCGTTACCGGCCCCACCGCCATTTACGGCAACGCCTGCAAGAACGCGGCCCAGATCGCCGTTGACGAGATCGACGCCTCGGACTCCACGTTCAAGTTCGACTACCGCTTCGAGGACGACGAGAACAACGCCGAGAAGTCGGTCAACGCCTTCAACACCCTCAAGGACTGGGGCATGCAGATGCTCATGGGCACCACCACCACGGCCCCGTGCATCGCGGTGTCCAAGGAGGCCAACGCTGACAACATCTTCGAGCTGACGCCCTCGGCCTCCTCCACCGACGTCATCGGCGGCCAGGAGGATGCGAGCGGCAACATCTCCGAGACGCGCAAGCCCAACGTCTTCCAGATGTGCTTCACCGACCCCAACCAGGGCGTCGCGTCGGCCAAGTACATCTCCGAGCAGAAGCTCGGCACCAAGGTGGGCATCATCTACGACAGCTCCGACGCCTATTCCACCGGCATCGACCAGAAGTTCCTCGCCGAGGCCAAGCAGGTGAGCCTCGAGGTGGTAGCCAACGAGGCCTTCACCGCCGACAGCGCCACCGACTTCTCCACGCAGCTCAACAACTGCAAGAATGCCGGCGCAGACATTCTCTTCCTCCCCATCTACTACACCCCGGCCTCCATCATCCTCAAGCAGGCCAACGACATGGGCTACAAGCCCAAGTTCTTCGGTGTCGACGGCATGGACGGCATTTTGACCCTCGCGGGCTTCGACGAGTCCCTCGCCGAGGGCGTCATGCTGCTCACCCCCTTCAACGCCGACGCCACCGACGAGAAGACCCAGGCCTTCGTGAAGTCGTACAAGGACAAGTTCGGTGAGATCCCCAACCAGTTCGCCGCCGACGCCTACGACTGCGTCTACGCCCTGCAGGCGGCCCTCGAAAAGGGCGGTTGCACGCCCGACATGAGCGCCTCCGACGTCTGCGACAAGCTCGTGGAGGTCTTTACCTCCGGCGACTTCACCTTCGACGGCCTTACCGGCGAGACCATGGCCTGGTCCGACACGGGCGAGGTCTCCAAGGAGCCCAAGGGCATGGTCATCCAGGGCGGCCAGTACGTTGGCATGGAGTAGCACTGCCCAATGTAAGTGCTGCGTAACAAGAAAGCTGTGACACCGCGGGGGTCACCTATATTCAGGTGACCCCCGCACCTAGGCGCGGGGAGCCTGTCAATCCCAACCAGGAGGGGAGGCGCTTTGGAGTTTTTGACCAACCTGATCAACGGCGTCAGCCTGGGCAGCGTGTACGCGATCATCGCCCTTGGCTACACTATGGTCTACGGCATCGCTAAAATGCTCAACTTCGCCCACGGCGACGTCATCATGGTGGGCGGCTACATCGCCTTCATCACGTTCAACACCCTTGGGCTCAACCCGCTTCTCGCCGTGCTCGCCGCCGTGGTGGTCTGCACGCTTTTGGGCATGGGCATCGAGCGCGTGGCCTACAAGCCCTTGCGCCAGTCGCCGAGCCTCACGGTGCTCATCACGGCCATCGGCGTGTCGTACCTGCTGCAGAACCTAGCGCTGCTCATCTGGGGCTCCAACCCCCGCGTCTTCGCGTCCGTGGTGGCGGGCTGGCCGCAGGTCGTGCTCTTCGACGGGCAGCTGACCATCTCGGCCGAGACCATCGTCACCATTGCGTGCTCCGTGGTCATCATGGTGGCCCTGGGCCTGTTCACCGCCAAGACCAAGATGGGCAAGGCCATGAGGGCCTGCTCCGAGGACCCCGGCGCGGCGCGGCTCATGGGCATCAACGTGGACAGCACCATCTCCACCACCTTTGCCATCGGCTCGGGGCTCGCCGCCGTGGCGGGCGTGCTGCTCTGCAGCTCCTACCCGGTGCTCCAGCCCACCACGGGTGCCATGCCCGGCATCAAGGCCTTCACGGCGGCCGTCTTCGGCGGCATCGGCTCCATCCCCGGCGCCGTGCTCGGCGGCCTGCTCTTGGGCATCATCGAGACCTTTGCCAAGGCCTATATCTCCACCCAGCTGTCAGACGCCGTGGTGTTTGCCGTGCTCATCATCGTCTTGCTGATCAAGCCCTCCGGCCTGCTCGGCAAGTACGTTCCCGAGAAGGTTTAGGAGGAGGCCATGGCATCTAAGACGACCGTTTCGGCCCAGGCCCCCACGTTCGCAGCGCGCCTCTCTGAGGCCGTACGAGGGGCCTTCGGCACCTACGCCCTTGTGGTCATCGCCTTCCTGATCGTCCAGGGCCTGATTGCCACGGGCTCCATCACGAGCGCCCTCCAGGGCCAGCTCGTGCCCATCTGCGTCTACATCTGCGCCGCCGTGTCGCTCAACCTCGTGGTGGGTATCTCCGGCGAACTCTCCTTGGGCCATGCCGGCTTCATGAGCGTGGGCGCTTTCACCGGCGTCGTCATGGCCTCGCTTCTGGCCGACGTCATCCCCAACGATGCCCTGCGCCTTTTGGTGTCGGTTGCCACCGGCGGCTGCTTCGGCGCCCTTGCCGGCTTTTTGGTGGGCGTGCCCGTCATGCGCCTGTCCGGCGACTACCTCGCCATCGTGACCTTGGCGTTCGGCGAGATCATCAAGAACATCGTCAACAACCTCTATGTGGGCCGCGATGCCGCGGGCCTCCACATGTCGCTCAGCTCGGTGGCCGACCTCGGCATGAACCACGGCGTCGTCATCATCAACGGCCCCCAGGGAGCCGTGGGCATCGACAAGCTCTCCACGTTCGCAGCCGGCTTCGTCCTTATTCTCGTCACGCTCTTCGTGGTGCTCAACCTCGTGCGCAGCAGAAGCGGCCGCGCCATCATGGCCGTGCGCGACAACCGCATCGCGGCCGAGTCGGTGGGCATCAATATCACCAAGTACCGCCTTATGGCCTTCGTCGTGGCCGCTGCCTTGGCCGGTATGGCGGGCACGCTCTATGCCATGAACTTCTCAAGCGTCGTCGCCGGCCGCTTCGACTACAACACGTCCATCCTCATCCTGGTGTACGTGGTGCTCGGCGGCATCGGCAACGTCCGTGGCTCCATCATTGCCGCGGCCATTCTCACGATCCTGCCCGAGTTCCTGCGCTTTATGGCCGACTACCGCATGCTCATCTACGCCGTCGTGCTCATCTGCGTGATGGTGCTGCCCAACATCCCTGCAGTACAGCGCGTGATGGAGGCGGTCAAGAGAAAGGTCCCGTGGCTCTCCGACAAGGACGCCATCGAGGACCCCGACATGGTCACGACGGGAGGCGACAGCCGTGGCTGATCCCAAGAAGACTTCTGCAGACCTCAAGGCCCGTGCTGCGCAGGGGTCCTACCGGGTGCAGGCCGCCCGCGCCAAGGGCGACGAGGCGCCCGTCAAGGCCCCCCAGTCTCCCAAGCGCGGCACGCGCATGGTGCCCCTACCTTCCGACGGCATCGTCCCCGAACGCGACGTGCATGCCACGCCGGTGCTCGAGTGCCGCCACCTTGGCATCGACTTCGGCGGCCTCCACGCCGTGGAGGACTTCAACCTCATCGTGGGCAAGACCGAGATCGCCGGCCTCATCGGCCCCAACGGCGCCGGCAAGACCACGGTGTTCAACCTGCTCACAAAGGTCTATCAGCCCACCCGCGGCACCATCCTGCTCGACGGGCACGACACTGCGGGCAAGAGCACGGCCAAGGTGAGCCAGATGGGCATCGCCCGCACGTTCCAGAACATCCGCCTGTTCTCGAGCCTCACGGTGGAGGAGAACGTCACCATCGGTCTGCACAACGCCATCGGGTGCGGCATGTGGAGCGGCATCTTCCGCCTGCCCCGCTACTGGGTGAGCGAGAAGGAGTTCCACGACCGCTCCTTGGAGCTGCTCGACGTCTTCGGCATGGCCGGCCTGGCCCACGTCCAGGCCGGCAACCTGCCCTACGGCGCCCAGCGGCGCCTCGAGATCGTGCGTGCGCTGGCCACGGGCCCCAAGTTGCTGCTCCTCGACGAGCCCGCGGCCGGCATGAATCCCAGCGAGACCACTGAGCTCATGGAGAACATCCGCAAGATTCGCGACCAGTTCCAGATCGCCGTGCTGCTCATCGAGCACGACATGGACCTGGTCATGGGCATCTGCGAGGGCATTGCCGTGCTCAACTTCGGCCGCATCATCGCCAAGGGAACTCCCGACCAGATCCAGGGCAACCCCCAGGTCGTCGAGGCGTACCTCGGCGCGTCCGCGAAGGAGGCGTAGGGCCATGGCGCTGCTCAAGGTTACCGACCTCAACGTGTACTACGGCAACATCCACGCCATCAAGGACGTCTCCTTCGAGGTCGAGGAGGGTGAGATCGTCACGCTCATCGGTGCCAACGGCGCTGGCAAGACCACCACGCTCAACACCGTGGCGGGCCTGCTCACCCCGCGCTCCGGTACCGTCGAGTTCAAAGGCGAGGAGCTCTCCCGCGTCCCGGCCCACCACACCGTGGGCCGCGGCATGGCCCTCTGCCCCGAGGGCAGGCGCGTGTTCCTCAACATGTCGGTGCGAGAGAACCTCGAGATGGGGGCCTTCACCCGCAGCGACTCCGAGGCCCGAGAGACCATCTCCACGGTCTTCGACCGCTTCCCGCGCCTCAAGGAGCGCGAGGGGCAGAGTGCGGGCACCCTTTCCGGCGGCGAGCAGCAGATGCTCGCCATGGGCCGGGCCATGATGAGCCGGCCCTCCCTGCTCATGCTCGACGAGCCGTCCATGGGCCTCGCTCCCATTCTCGTGGACGAGATCTTCGACATCGTCAAAGAGCTCCACGAGGCGGGGACCACCGTCCTTCTGGTGGAGCAGAACGCCGCCAAGGCCCTCTCCATCGCCGACCGCGCCTACGTGCTCGAGACCGGCAGGGTGTCCATGGCCGGCGACGCCGCCGACCTCGCCCACGACGACCGCGTGCGCAAGGCCTACCTGGGCGGCTGAGGCCGTTTCCGCCCGGTGCGGGGAGGGGCCGCCGTCCCTCCCCGTTGACTTTACTAGGGTAAAGTGCTTTACTCTGCTAAAGCATCCGCGACCCCGTCCCCGAGGAGGCGCCGATGATCCACGGCACCCCGCGCGGTTTCCGCGACATCCTGCCCGAGGAGGCCCTGGCCCGCGAGGCCCTGGCCGACACCGTGAGGCGCGTCTTCTCCGACCACGGCTACCTTCCCGTGGAGACGCCCCTGCTCGAGAGCCGCGAGGTCCTCGAGCGGGCCGGCCGCATCCGCGGCGTGCCGTTTCAGCTCATCGACGCCGACGACCGGCTCCTTATGCTGCGCCCCGACCTCACGCTGCCCATCGCCCGGCTCGTGGCCGGCCGGATGGGGGAGGGCGACCTCCCGGCGCGCCTGCGATACGCCGCCCCCGTGGTACGCGAGCAGCGCAGCCTTTCCGGCGAGGCGCGCCAGTTCACCCAGCTGGGCGTGGAGCTCGTGGGCGCCCCCGACGGCGAGGCCGAGGCGGAGGTCGTGGGCATCCTCATGGAGACCCTCGGGGCCGTGGGCCTCTCGGGTTGCACGGTCGTGTGCGGCTCGGTGCGCCCCCTTGCCGCGGCCATCGGGGCCGCCGGCGTCTCCCGCGCCGAGGCCGACAGGATCCTGGCCTTGGTGCACTCCTCCGACCTTGTGGGCCTCGACGCCTTCGTGGCCTCCCTGGACGTCCCCGGCCCCGCCGCCGCGGCGCTCCGCGGGCTGCCACGCTCCATGGGCGGGGTCGAGGCGCTCGACGCCGTGGACGCCCTGCTTGGCGCCGCCGGCGTGGCCGAGGCCGACCGCGGCACGGCGGAGCTCCGCGCCCTGGCCGGGGCCGTGGCGTCCGGGCCGGTGCCCCTGGCCTTTGACTTCTCCATCGCCAACTCGTTCGACTACTATACGGGCCTCGTGTTCAAGGCCTTCGCCCCCGGGTTCTCCTCGAGCGTGGCCTCCGGCGGCCGCTACGACGCCGTGCTGGCCAACCTGGACGTTCCGGCCGTGGGGGCCTGCGGCTTCGCCCTGTCCCTCGAGCGCCTCCAGGGCGCCCTCGACGTCCGCGACGGCGGGGGAGACGACCGTCCGCTGCGCGTCGCCGTGCCCAAGGGCTCGCTCTTCGGGCCCTGCGTGGACCTCCTCGAGGCCGCGGGCCTGCCCGTGGACGACCTGCGCGACCCCGGCCGGCGCCTCGTTGTGGCCGCCGGCGACGTGGAGTACGTGATCGTGCGCGCCACCGACGCCCCCGCCTTCGTGGCCTGGGGAGGCGCCGACTGCGGCGTGTGCGGCACCGACTCCCTGTTCGAGGCCGACCTCGACCTCGTGCAGCTGGAGGACCTGCGCTTCGGCGCCTGCCGCTTCGTCGTGGCCGAGCCCGCGGGCTCCGCGGGGGCCGCCGACGCCGCCTTCGCCCGGCGCGGCTCCTACCGGGTGGCCACCAAGTACCCCCGCGTCACCCAGGCGTACTTCGACTCCGTCGGCTGCCCCGTGGACATCCTCGCGCTCCACGGCAACATCGAGCTCGGGCCCATCGTGGGCATGGCCGACCGCATCGTGGACATCACCGCCACCGGCACCACCCTGCGCGAGAACGACCTCGTGGTGGTGGCCGACGACGTCATGGACTGCTCGGCCCGCTTCTTCGCGGGGCCGGCGGCCTTCCGCAGCGACGCACGGATCAGGGCGCTCGGGGCTAGGCTCCGGGACGCCGTCGAGAAAGGCTGACCCCCATGAGAAGGATCACGCTCGAGGGTGGCGCCACCCTCACGAACGACGACCTGCGCCGCTCCGGGGCGCTGCCCGCCGACGCCGTGGCGGCCGCCGAGGCCAT
This genomic window contains:
- the ybaK gene encoding Cys-tRNA(Pro) deacylase; this encodes MARREKGPTKTNAMRELDSAGIAYEAREYEHGVGVPGRHLGDSVAAALGEDPDACFKTLVCEEPSGGHVVCCVPVSCEVDLKKAAAAAGVKRLELVPVASIERLTGYVRGGCSPVGMRRPFPTIIDEAATLFDSVAVSGGRLGLQLVLDPTDLVAFTGAHLADITREGN
- a CDS encoding branched-chain amino acid ABC transporter permease gives rise to the protein MASKTTVSAQAPTFAARLSEAVRGAFGTYALVVIAFLIVQGLIATGSITSALQGQLVPICVYICAAVSLNLVVGISGELSLGHAGFMSVGAFTGVVMASLLADVIPNDALRLLVSVATGGCFGALAGFLVGVPVMRLSGDYLAIVTLAFGEIIKNIVNNLYVGRDAAGLHMSLSSVADLGMNHGVVIINGPQGAVGIDKLSTFAAGFVLILVTLFVVLNLVRSRSGRAIMAVRDNRIAAESVGINITKYRLMAFVVAAALAGMAGTLYAMNFSSVVAGRFDYNTSILILVYVVLGGIGNVRGSIIAAAILTILPEFLRFMADYRMLIYAVVLICVMVLPNIPAVQRVMEAVKRKVPWLSDKDAIEDPDMVTTGGDSRG
- a CDS encoding ABC transporter substrate-binding protein, encoding MKFSNVSRRGFVQAMGVAGAAGAVALTGCGNSASGGGAGAGSDGGKFKLGGIGPVTGPTAIYGNACKNAAQIAVDEIDASDSTFKFDYRFEDDENNAEKSVNAFNTLKDWGMQMLMGTTTTAPCIAVSKEANADNIFELTPSASSTDVIGGQEDASGNISETRKPNVFQMCFTDPNQGVASAKYISEQKLGTKVGIIYDSSDAYSTGIDQKFLAEAKQVSLEVVANEAFTADSATDFSTQLNNCKNAGADILFLPIYYTPASIILKQANDMGYKPKFFGVDGMDGILTLAGFDESLAEGVMLLTPFNADATDEKTQAFVKSYKDKFGEIPNQFAADAYDCVYALQAALEKGGCTPDMSASDVCDKLVEVFTSGDFTFDGLTGETMAWSDTGEVSKEPKGMVIQGGQYVGME
- the hisG gene encoding ATP phosphoribosyltransferase, with protein sequence MIHGTPRGFRDILPEEALAREALADTVRRVFSDHGYLPVETPLLESREVLERAGRIRGVPFQLIDADDRLLMLRPDLTLPIARLVAGRMGEGDLPARLRYAAPVVREQRSLSGEARQFTQLGVELVGAPDGEAEAEVVGILMETLGAVGLSGCTVVCGSVRPLAAAIGAAGVSRAEADRILALVHSSDLVGLDAFVASLDVPGPAAAALRGLPRSMGGVEALDAVDALLGAAGVAEADRGTAELRALAGAVASGPVPLAFDFSIANSFDYYTGLVFKAFAPGFSSSVASGGRYDAVLANLDVPAVGACGFALSLERLQGALDVRDGGGDDRPLRVAVPKGSLFGPCVDLLEAAGLPVDDLRDPGRRLVVAAGDVEYVIVRATDAPAFVAWGGADCGVCGTDSLFEADLDLVQLEDLRFGACRFVVAEPAGSAGAADAAFARRGSYRVATKYPRVTQAYFDSVGCPVDILALHGNIELGPIVGMADRIVDITATGTTLRENDLVVVADDVMDCSARFFAGPAAFRSDARIRALGARLRDAVEKG
- a CDS encoding ABC transporter ATP-binding protein, producing the protein MALLKVTDLNVYYGNIHAIKDVSFEVEEGEIVTLIGANGAGKTTTLNTVAGLLTPRSGTVEFKGEELSRVPAHHTVGRGMALCPEGRRVFLNMSVRENLEMGAFTRSDSEARETISTVFDRFPRLKEREGQSAGTLSGGEQQMLAMGRAMMSRPSLLMLDEPSMGLAPILVDEIFDIVKELHEAGTTVLLVEQNAAKALSIADRAYVLETGRVSMAGDAADLAHDDRVRKAYLGG
- a CDS encoding ABC transporter ATP-binding protein, with product MVPLPSDGIVPERDVHATPVLECRHLGIDFGGLHAVEDFNLIVGKTEIAGLIGPNGAGKTTVFNLLTKVYQPTRGTILLDGHDTAGKSTAKVSQMGIARTFQNIRLFSSLTVEENVTIGLHNAIGCGMWSGIFRLPRYWVSEKEFHDRSLELLDVFGMAGLAHVQAGNLPYGAQRRLEIVRALATGPKLLLLDEPAAGMNPSETTELMENIRKIRDQFQIAVLLIEHDMDLVMGICEGIAVLNFGRIIAKGTPDQIQGNPQVVEAYLGASAKEA
- the uvrA gene encoding excinuclease ABC subunit UvrA: MASNAIVIRGAREHNLRDIDVTIPRNELVVITGLSGSGKSSLAFDTIYAEGQRRYVESLSSYARMFLGQMDKPDLDSIDGLSPAVSIDQKTTSKNPRSTVGTVTEIYDYLRLLFARVGTAHCPECGRVIERQTTDQVVDKVIEAADGRRAFVLAPVVLGRKGEFAKLFADLLKEGFSRVRVDGEVMELEDGIKLDKKYKHTVEVVVDRVVVRPSSRSRIAEAVEQACRIASDKVGVYVLAPREAGPDAQGELLQYSLALSCPVHGHSIDDLQPRDFSFNAPYGACPDCDGLGMRRVVDAEALVENPDAAVDDGVFGSFFGRSNYYPQIFRAVVVHFGVDPATPWKDLPAKVRRALLDGLGSTKVRVDYHTRDGRDTHWLTTFSGVRSVLFEKYTDSSNDKVKARLERYIREEPCSTCGGARLKPEFLAVTVGGKSIWDVCSMSCRDSLEFFRSLQLDERQEFIGGRVVREIVERLRFLVDVGLDYLTLARASATLSGGEAQRIRLATQIGAGLMGVLYILDEPSIGLHQRDNDRLIHTLERLRDQGNTVIVVEHDEDTIRAADYVVDMGPGAGELGGEVVCAGTPAEVMACPDSLTGAYLSGRRIIALPEARRDPGRGALTITGARHNNLKDVTCSVEFGTLTVVTGVSGSGKSSLVTDTLAPALTNAVHRSQRPVGEYGTLEGVEAIDKVIDIDQAPIGRTPRSNPATYIGLWDDLRALFASTPESRLRGYSPGRFSFNVPGGRCEACKGDGQIKIEMNFLPDVYVPCEVCHGKRYNRETLEVTYHDKTISDVLDMSVTEALAFFGAIPQVRNKLQTLYDVGLGYVRLGQPATTLSGGEAQRVKLAKELHRRQTGKTFYILDEPTTGLSFEDVRQLLDVLQRLVDAGNTVLVIEHNLDVIKVADRIIDLGPDGGDGGGTVVAQGTPEEVAQNPASVTGRFLAPVLERTRLFEAGEGASLETPR
- a CDS encoding branched-chain amino acid ABC transporter permease, translated to MEFLTNLINGVSLGSVYAIIALGYTMVYGIAKMLNFAHGDVIMVGGYIAFITFNTLGLNPLLAVLAAVVVCTLLGMGIERVAYKPLRQSPSLTVLITAIGVSYLLQNLALLIWGSNPRVFASVVAGWPQVVLFDGQLTISAETIVTIACSVVIMVALGLFTAKTKMGKAMRACSEDPGAARLMGINVDSTISTTFAIGSGLAAVAGVLLCSSYPVLQPTTGAMPGIKAFTAAVFGGIGSIPGAVLGGLLLGIIETFAKAYISTQLSDAVVFAVLIIVLLIKPSGLLGKYVPEKV
- the murJ gene encoding murein biosynthesis integral membrane protein MurJ; the encoded protein is MAQRRPRHMAAPGPRPERRADPGPGTDPGSTMMFVAALEASRKTQATAPTPDPRAERADRSRRIASGVPDPLEADAFIPAAPSAPAASPFLPQPHRPKGPGHLRRTAPAPDTTAAFMEALEEGGLHGRACRRHGLAPGDTGSVDLTRDADVLAGEPPLVGVEPGEVLPVASFDDDPLAAEAGEARAAARADVEASVGRSAAMMSLLVILSRITGFLRTWGQGAAIGGAMLASCYTVANNLPNQLYELVMGGMLVTAFLPVYLSVKEEGGRERASAYTSNLVTIVLVVMGAVALLGFVFASQVVLTQSFGATEDFDHGLAIYFFRFFVVEVVLYGLSSVFSGVLNAERDYFWSTAAPVFNNIICTASFAAYALLVGTEPAAAVLALAVGNPLGVAVQVLMQMPSLRRHGIRLRLSVDLHDPALRETLSIGVPSLVVMVVSFATVSVQTSCVLSATSSGAAVAYYARLWYTLPYAILAVPVTTAMFTELSHAYAARDIPGFVSGISSGCSRILFFLVPMAVLLVVFSPQLSQLLNAGSFTAEETSMIAGYLSALAVSLPFYGVCTYLQKVCSSWRRMRLFAVANVVAGVVQVVFCLALTPVWGYVVPGLSSLFFFVAVDVVTFVQLRRELGPIGFKALLACAVRSLALGLAGGAAGALLVWALTGPAGLGGPGLAKGLLVCVAAGLPALAVTFGGAMALRLPEASFLRSMVGRVASRRAA